From one Lycium ferocissimum isolate CSIRO_LF1 chromosome 5, AGI_CSIRO_Lferr_CH_V1, whole genome shotgun sequence genomic stretch:
- the LOC132057851 gene encoding uncharacterized protein LOC132057851, with protein MVSFEALYGRRCKSSIRWFDAFEEKLLDAQSRHKEYADRKVRNLEFIVGEQVLLKVLPMKSVMKFGKKGKLSPRFISPFKILNRMEDVAYKLALPPGLSGVHPNLSNEEEPISILDREVRKLRSKEIASVKVQWKNHPVQESTWETESDM; from the exons ATGGTCTcgtttgaggctctttatgggaggagaTGTAAGTCTTCTATcaggtggtttgatgcttttgag gaaaagctcttGGATGCTCAGAGTAGACATAAGGAGTATGCGGATCGAAAGGTTCGAAATCTTGAGTTCATAGTTGGAGAACAAGTCTTGTTGAAGGTCTTACCCATGAAGAGTGTGATGAagtttgggaagaaaggtaagcttagtcccagATTCATTAGCCCGTTTAAGATTCTTAATCGTATGGAGGATGTAGCCTATAAGTTGGCTTTGCCTCCAGGTTTGTCAGGCGttcaccca AATCTGTCCaatgaggaagagcctatttctattctagATAGAGAGGTTCGTAAGTTGAGATCGAAAGAAATAGCGTCAGTaaaggttcagtggaagaacCATCCTGTTCAGGAatctacttgggagaccgaatCTGATATGTGA